From the Bacteroidia bacterium genome, one window contains:
- the hemN gene encoding oxygen-independent coproporphyrinogen III oxidase, which produces MSTAIHQFDGIDTALLQKYSRPGPRYTSYPTAPVFSAEFTSDDYLAEIRRTNSGATLPPLSLYFHIPFCDTLCYFCGCNMMITRDREKINNYVQYVKKELDLLRPLIREDRPVSQIAWGGGTPTYLHPDEIHDLAQHTRRLFPLAEDVEAGVEIDPREMTRDHLIALKEGGFNRISMGVQDFNPAVQKAVNRIQPEDMTREVLDWARDLGFGSINLDLIYGLPHQTVQTFEETLERIIDIDPDRIAVFNYAHVPWLKKHMGLIRPEDLPTPEEKLRITVRTIEMLNAAGYVYVGMDHFAKPDNELAVAQRNKSLYRNFQGYTTHAGADLYGFGITSIGQFDRMYAQNVKTLPEYYAAIDAGKPATHVGYRLSDDDLLRRDVIMTLMCDFALDKRAVERRYGILFDEYFADVPERLRELVDDGLVTITSDAITVNGMGILVIRNVAMAFDAYLAAQMEKPIFSKTV; this is translated from the coding sequence ATGAGTACGGCAATACATCAGTTTGACGGCATCGACACCGCGTTGCTGCAAAAATACTCGCGGCCGGGTCCGCGCTACACCAGCTATCCCACGGCGCCGGTGTTCTCCGCCGAATTCACTTCGGACGATTACCTCGCCGAAATACGCCGTACCAACAGCGGAGCTACGCTCCCGCCGCTGTCGCTGTACTTCCATATCCCCTTTTGCGACACGCTGTGTTATTTCTGCGGCTGCAACATGATGATTACCCGCGACCGCGAGAAAATCAACAACTATGTGCAGTATGTGAAAAAGGAGCTGGACCTCCTGCGTCCGCTGATACGTGAAGACCGTCCCGTTTCGCAGATCGCCTGGGGGGGCGGTACGCCCACCTATCTGCATCCCGATGAAATCCATGATCTCGCACAGCACACAAGGCGCCTCTTCCCTCTGGCGGAAGATGTGGAAGCGGGGGTGGAAATCGATCCGCGGGAAATGACGCGCGATCATCTCATCGCCCTGAAAGAAGGCGGCTTCAATCGGATTTCCATGGGCGTGCAGGACTTCAATCCCGCCGTACAGAAAGCGGTGAACCGTATTCAGCCCGAGGACATGACACGCGAGGTGCTGGACTGGGCGCGTGACCTCGGCTTCGGGAGCATCAACCTCGATTTGATTTATGGGCTTCCGCATCAAACGGTGCAGACCTTCGAGGAAACCCTGGAGCGCATTATCGACATCGATCCCGATCGTATCGCCGTGTTCAACTACGCTCATGTCCCCTGGCTCAAAAAACACATGGGCCTCATCCGTCCGGAGGACCTCCCGACACCGGAGGAAAAACTCCGTATTACTGTACGCACCATCGAAATGCTGAACGCGGCGGGGTATGTGTACGTCGGCATGGATCATTTCGCGAAACCCGACAATGAGCTGGCGGTGGCGCAGCGCAACAAATCGCTGTACAGGAATTTCCAGGGGTACACCACGCATGCCGGTGCGGATCTCTACGGCTTCGGCATCACCAGCATCGGTCAGTTCGACCGCATGTACGCGCAAAACGTCAAGACGCTGCCGGAGTACTACGCGGCCATAGACGCCGGGAAACCCGCCACGCATGTGGGATATCGTCTGTCCGACGATGATCTGTTGCGCCGCGATGTGATCATGACGTTGATGTGCGACTTTGCGCTCGACAAACGCGCGGTGGAACGGCGCTACGGTATTCTGTTCGACGAGTATTTCGCGGACGTTCCCGAACGCCTGCGGGAACTGGTTGACGACGGCCTGGTGACCATCACGTCGGATGCAATCACCGTCAACGGCATGGGTATATTGGTCATTCGCAATGTGGCCATGGCTTTCGATGCATATCTCGCAGCGCAGATGGAGAAACCCATATTTTCCAAAACCGTATAG
- a CDS encoding tetratricopeptide repeat protein, with protein sequence MDIQRMSDLYESVMRAYEEKKYEETASRYVEALEMITDTGRREELLFRAAAALDALGRYAEALAALKEVLESNPESARTWNNVGIICMKLDRQDDAREAFETAYRLDNAKAAPLISLGSLALKRSDPGNALEYLQAAVDIEPGNPLVHANLALTLAVFGRLEEAEDALRLAVLYGFEQAEPITERIDALKLIRDAMRSHDAAAEATPGTEDQISASSPRNDPDTLARLERDMYALAERRFVRRENDAGIMASMSSLRSVIRSVRRELGMPEVLESDTCAGVNYMEEDAPAGSGE encoded by the coding sequence GTGGACATACAGCGTATGAGCGACCTCTACGAAAGCGTCATGCGCGCATACGAAGAGAAGAAGTACGAAGAAACGGCCTCCCGCTACGTCGAGGCACTGGAAATGATCACCGATACCGGACGCCGGGAAGAACTGCTTTTTCGTGCTGCGGCGGCTCTCGATGCACTCGGAAGGTATGCCGAAGCCCTGGCTGCGTTGAAAGAGGTTCTGGAGAGCAATCCGGAATCCGCCCGCACCTGGAACAACGTCGGCATCATCTGTATGAAGCTGGACCGGCAAGATGACGCGCGGGAGGCGTTCGAAACCGCGTATCGTCTCGACAACGCCAAGGCGGCGCCGCTGATCTCCCTCGGTTCGCTGGCGCTCAAGCGCAGCGATCCCGGTAATGCGCTCGAGTATCTTCAGGCGGCGGTTGACATTGAACCCGGCAATCCACTCGTACACGCCAATCTTGCACTCACACTTGCGGTATTCGGCAGATTGGAAGAAGCCGAGGACGCCCTGCGGCTCGCCGTTCTGTACGGTTTCGAACAAGCCGAACCCATCACCGAACGGATAGACGCTCTGAAGCTCATTCGTGACGCCATGCGTTCACATGATGCCGCTGCAGAGGCGACGCCGGGCACGGAAGACCAAATATCGGCCTCATCGCCCCGAAACGATCCGGATACGCTCGCACGGCTCGAGCGCGATATGTACGCCTTGGCCGAACGTCGCTTCGTCCGCCGGGAAAACGATGCCGGCATCATGGCATCAATGAGCAGTCTGCGTTCCGTCATACGCAGCGTCCGGCGCGAGCTTGGCATGCCCGAAGTGCTGGAAAGCGACACCTGCGCGGGTGTCAATTATATGGAAGAAGATGCACCTGCGGGTTCTGGAGAGTAA